A stretch of the Musa acuminata AAA Group cultivar baxijiao chromosome BXJ2-7, Cavendish_Baxijiao_AAA, whole genome shotgun sequence genome encodes the following:
- the LOC103981485 gene encoding PX domain-containing protein EREL1 isoform X1 produces the protein MAKNSPPKHRHDGTSPLPLGMDWSPPPKRWDGRNTIWPHDPQTGWSYCVMIPSWIVQTEPGGTHESFLNPIVFYRIHVGIQSPEGISTSHGLLRRFSDFLKLYSALKKTFPRRDIPAAPPKHAFLRINASRMLLEERRRALEEWMGKLLSDIEFSRSALVAGFLELEVAARSAFQYANNHPTEPSSTDSTAAPSLIPARPSSSASVADCSKIASKSHTVAAKSPSMPSDICSDNADETSDLETPRKGKIREFNTSTEDLTFHDVNNGILGESFLDQPEDFIKTKLNQRRGYLVSERDMTGGSTFRDRVESISSDHDHDKLYGHARRLSSESIGSDISSIRGSELSFTGATNSLWDGSLDVPVGAEISNAMDAFAGLGTQSLDNAQIVLPIDQRHKLNRVLLTMQRRLGTAKTDMEDLIARLNQEMAVKEYLTTKVKDLEVELEATEQKGKENLQQAVFIERERVTQMQWDMDELRRKCSEMESKLKLEQNEKSRAELDKMTASDEKKLLLQELGSKQEELLNMRKHLEEQESKSKADIKVLVKEVKFLRKSQAELKELMNQTLKEKSELEGFLHKEKQKWSNAKSASKNLLHECRVLRDRLQECSVNFLADEEDKFTISPSSLSDALDLLATSDNRIGLLLAEAQLLARNDEEACIDDDDAQTSEFSGSGIASNGDNPMRADDNDDEMRNILTDMFIDNARLRKQVNSVIRCALNTVIKPEREESNEVSSRKTVLNRFLER, from the exons TTTTACAGGATTCATGTGGGTATACAATCTCCAGAAGGCATCAGCACCAGCCATGGACTACTACGAAGATTCAGTGACTTCTTGAAGTTATATTCTGCT CTTAAGAAGACATTTCCTAGAAGAGATATTCCTGCAGCCCCACCAAAGCATGCATTTTTGAGAATAAATGCCAGCCGGATGCTTCTAGAAGAG AGAAGGCGTGCTCTGGAAGAATGGATGGGAAAGTTACTCTCTGACATAGAGTTCTCTAGAAGTGCACTAGTGGCAGGTTTTCTTGAGCTAGAAGTTGCTGCAAGATCAG CATTTCAGTATGCGAATAATCATCCTACAGAACCAAGTTCAACAGATTCTACTGCTGCGCCCTCTTTAATTCCTGCTAGACCTAGTTCAAGTGCTTCTGTTGCTGATTGTTCGAAAATTGCATCGAAGTCTCATACAGTTGCGGCAAAGTCTCCCTCCATGCCATCAGATATCTGTAGTGACAATGCAGATGAAACATCAGACCTTGAAACTCCAAGAAAAGGAAAGATTCGAGAATTTAATACTAGCACTGAAGATCTGACATTTCATGATGTTAATAATGGCATTTTAGGTGAATCATTTCTGGATCAACCCGAAGATTTCATTAAAACTAAGTTAAACCAAAGAAGGGGGTACCTTGTTTCCGAGAGAGATATGACTGGTGGAAGCACTTTCAGAGACAGAGTAGAGTCCATATCATCAGATCatgaccatgataaactctatggtcaTGCTCGAAGGCTGTCTTCTGAAAGCATTGGGAGTGATATAAGTTCTATAAGAGGCAGTGAACTATCATTCACTGGTGCCACCAATTCACTTTGGGATGGTTCCCTCGATGTCCCTGTTGGTGCTGAAATTTCAAATGCCATGGATGCTTTTGCTGGCTTGGGGACACAATCTCTTGATAATGCACAAATTGTCCTTCCAATTGATCAAAGGCATAAATTGAATAGAGTTCTCCTCACTATGCAACGAAGGTTAGGAACAGCAAAAACTGATATGGAGGATCTTATAGCACGATTGAATCAAGAAATGGCTGTGAAAGAATATCTGACGACAAAG GTCAAGGATTTAGAGGTTGAACTGGAAGCCACTGAACAGAAAGGTAAAGAAAATTTGCAACAAGCTGTCtttattgaaagagaaagagtgacCCAAATGCAATGGGATATGGATGAACTACGTAGAAAGTGTTCAGAGATGGAATCAAAACTCAAGCTTGAACAA AATGAAAAAAGTCGTGCAGAATTGGATAAGATGACTGCTAGTGATGAAAAAAAATTGTTGCTGCAGGAGCTAGGTAGTAAACAGGAAGAATTACTGAACATGCGAAAGCACCTAGAAGAACAAGAATCGAAATCAAAAGCTGATATCAAAGTCCTCGTCAAGGAAGTGAAGTTCCTTAGGAAATCTCAAGCAGAGCTCAAGGAATTGATGAATCAAACTTTAAAAGAGAAGTCAGAGTTAGAG GGATTTcttcataaagaaaagcaaaaatggtcAAATGCAAAATCAGCAAGCAAAAATCTTCTTCATGAATGCAGAGTTCTTCGTGATCGGCTGCAAGAATGCAGTGTTAATTTTCTTGCAGACGAGGAAGACAAGTTCACTATTAGCCCTTCGTCACTCTCTGATGCTTTAGATCTCCTGGCAACTTCAGATAATCGGATAGGTCTCCTCCTTGCTGAG GCTCAACTACTTGCAAGGAATGATGAAGAGGCTtgcattgatgatgatgatgctcaaACTAGTGAATTTTCTGGTTCTGGGATTGCGTCAAATGGCGATAACCCAATGAGAGCAGACGACAACGACGACGAGATGAGAAATATACTTACTGATATGTTCATAGACAATGCGAGATTAAGGAAACAGGTAAATTCAGTTATTCGATGTGCCTTGAATACAGTTATAAAACCAGAGAGAGAAGAAAGCAACGAAGTTTCCTCCAGAAAGACTGTTCTCAACCGATTCTTGGAGAGATGA
- the LOC135582726 gene encoding probable phytol kinase, chloroplastic isoform X2, which yields MGVAIWSCGGAAVFASALLPGRRSHGSRLAPTELPFASASSCPLPFLSGPAIPFSPAPMPSSRAQLRLLRLRVQASAGVVLQDAAATTFCFAGAYSLVLVFDTLAERNIIQKSLSRKAVHVLSGLLYLATWPFFRSVIALTQSICSSSMVARYFAAVVPLLNCIRLLCYGLRLLTDEGVVKSVAREGRPEELLRGPLYYVIVLLLGTLVFWRESPVGVVSLTMMSGGDGFADVVGRRYGVTKLPYNQQKSWVGSISMFVFGLLFSVGMLYYFSVFGYVHFDPEQTITRVALISLAATVVESLPISDVVDDNISVPLTSMLTSVLLFG from the exons ATGGGAGTGGCGATTTGGAGCTGCGGCGGTGCCGCTGTATTCGCCTCCGCACTCCTCCCAGGAAGGCGTTCCCACGGATCGCGTCTCGCTCCCACCGAGCTCCCCTTCGCCTCTGCTTCCTCCTGCCCATTACCTTTCCTCAGCGGTCCCGCGATCCCCTTCTCTCCGGCGCCGATGCCGTCTTCCCGTGCTCAGCTGCGCCTGCTCCGCCTCCGCGTCCAGGCATCCGCCGGAGTGGTGCTGCAGGACGCCGCCGCCACGACGTTCTGCTTCGCCGGTGCCTACTCCCTCGTCCTCGTCTTCGATACTCTCGCGGAGCGCAACATCATCCAAAAG AGCTTGAGCAGAAAAGCTGTGCATGTACTGTCTGGGCTCCTATACTTGGCCACTTGGCCATTTTTCAG GTCTGTGATTGCGTTAACCCAATCAATTTGCAGCTCTTCGATGGTGGCACGATATTTTGCAGCAGTTGTTCCTCTCTTGAACTGTATTAGGCTTTTATGTTATGGCCTTCGTCTTCTTACCGACGAAGGTGTAGTCAAGTCTGTTGCAAGAGAAGGAAGACCGGA GGAATTGCTGCGAGGTCCTCTGTACTATGTCATCGTATTATTGCTCGGTACTCTGGTCTTTTGGCGTGAGTCTCCTGTTGGAGTTGTGTCGTTGACGATGATGAGCGGTGGCGATG GATTTGCCGATGTCGTGGGTAGAAGATATGGGGTGACCAAACTTCCCTACAATCAACAGAAGAGCTGGGTCGGGAGCATCTCCATGTTTGTCTTCGGTTTGCTCTTCTCGGTCGG GATGCTCTACTACTTCTCGGTTTTCGGATATGTGCATTTCGATCCGGAGCAGACCATCACAAGAGTAGCATTGATATCTTTGGCAGCCACGGTGGTGGAGTCTCTTCCTATCAGCGATGTTGTAGATGACAACATATCCGTTCCTTTGACGAGCATGCTGACATCTGTTCTACTTTTTGGTTAA
- the LOC135582726 gene encoding probable phytol kinase, chloroplastic isoform X3 gives MGVAIWSCGGAAVFASALLPGRRSHGSRLAPTELPFASASSCPLPFLSGPAIPFSPAPMPSSRAQLRLLRLRVQASAGVVLQDAAATTFCFAGAYSLVLVFDTLAERNIIQKQSLSRKAVHVLSGLLYLATWPFFSSSMVARYFAAVVPLLNCIRLLCYGLRLLTDEGVVKSVAREGRPEELLRGPLYYVIVLLLGTLVFWRESPVGVVSLTMMSGGDGFADVVGRRYGVTKLPYNQQKSWVGSISMFVFGLLFSVGMLYYFSVFGYVHFDPEQTITRVALISLAATVVESLPISDVVDDNISVPLTSMLTSVLLFG, from the exons ATGGGAGTGGCGATTTGGAGCTGCGGCGGTGCCGCTGTATTCGCCTCCGCACTCCTCCCAGGAAGGCGTTCCCACGGATCGCGTCTCGCTCCCACCGAGCTCCCCTTCGCCTCTGCTTCCTCCTGCCCATTACCTTTCCTCAGCGGTCCCGCGATCCCCTTCTCTCCGGCGCCGATGCCGTCTTCCCGTGCTCAGCTGCGCCTGCTCCGCCTCCGCGTCCAGGCATCCGCCGGAGTGGTGCTGCAGGACGCCGCCGCCACGACGTTCTGCTTCGCCGGTGCCTACTCCCTCGTCCTCGTCTTCGATACTCTCGCGGAGCGCAACATCATCCAAAAG CAGAGCTTGAGCAGAAAAGCTGTGCATGTACTGTCTGGGCTCCTATACTTGGCCACTTGGCCATTTTTCAG CTCTTCGATGGTGGCACGATATTTTGCAGCAGTTGTTCCTCTCTTGAACTGTATTAGGCTTTTATGTTATGGCCTTCGTCTTCTTACCGACGAAGGTGTAGTCAAGTCTGTTGCAAGAGAAGGAAGACCGGA GGAATTGCTGCGAGGTCCTCTGTACTATGTCATCGTATTATTGCTCGGTACTCTGGTCTTTTGGCGTGAGTCTCCTGTTGGAGTTGTGTCGTTGACGATGATGAGCGGTGGCGATG GATTTGCCGATGTCGTGGGTAGAAGATATGGGGTGACCAAACTTCCCTACAATCAACAGAAGAGCTGGGTCGGGAGCATCTCCATGTTTGTCTTCGGTTTGCTCTTCTCGGTCGG GATGCTCTACTACTTCTCGGTTTTCGGATATGTGCATTTCGATCCGGAGCAGACCATCACAAGAGTAGCATTGATATCTTTGGCAGCCACGGTGGTGGAGTCTCTTCCTATCAGCGATGTTGTAGATGACAACATATCCGTTCCTTTGACGAGCATGCTGACATCTGTTCTACTTTTTGGTTAA
- the LOC135582726 gene encoding probable phytol kinase, chloroplastic isoform X4 has translation MGVAIWSCGGAAVFASALLPGRRSHGSRLAPTELPFASASSCPLPFLSGPAIPFSPAPMPSSRAQLRLLRLRVQASAGVVLQDAAATTFCFAGAYSLVLVFDTLAERNIIQKSLSRKAVHVLSGLLYLATWPFFSSSMVARYFAAVVPLLNCIRLLCYGLRLLTDEGVVKSVAREGRPEELLRGPLYYVIVLLLGTLVFWRESPVGVVSLTMMSGGDGFADVVGRRYGVTKLPYNQQKSWVGSISMFVFGLLFSVGMLYYFSVFGYVHFDPEQTITRVALISLAATVVESLPISDVVDDNISVPLTSMLTSVLLFG, from the exons ATGGGAGTGGCGATTTGGAGCTGCGGCGGTGCCGCTGTATTCGCCTCCGCACTCCTCCCAGGAAGGCGTTCCCACGGATCGCGTCTCGCTCCCACCGAGCTCCCCTTCGCCTCTGCTTCCTCCTGCCCATTACCTTTCCTCAGCGGTCCCGCGATCCCCTTCTCTCCGGCGCCGATGCCGTCTTCCCGTGCTCAGCTGCGCCTGCTCCGCCTCCGCGTCCAGGCATCCGCCGGAGTGGTGCTGCAGGACGCCGCCGCCACGACGTTCTGCTTCGCCGGTGCCTACTCCCTCGTCCTCGTCTTCGATACTCTCGCGGAGCGCAACATCATCCAAAAG AGCTTGAGCAGAAAAGCTGTGCATGTACTGTCTGGGCTCCTATACTTGGCCACTTGGCCATTTTTCAG CTCTTCGATGGTGGCACGATATTTTGCAGCAGTTGTTCCTCTCTTGAACTGTATTAGGCTTTTATGTTATGGCCTTCGTCTTCTTACCGACGAAGGTGTAGTCAAGTCTGTTGCAAGAGAAGGAAGACCGGA GGAATTGCTGCGAGGTCCTCTGTACTATGTCATCGTATTATTGCTCGGTACTCTGGTCTTTTGGCGTGAGTCTCCTGTTGGAGTTGTGTCGTTGACGATGATGAGCGGTGGCGATG GATTTGCCGATGTCGTGGGTAGAAGATATGGGGTGACCAAACTTCCCTACAATCAACAGAAGAGCTGGGTCGGGAGCATCTCCATGTTTGTCTTCGGTTTGCTCTTCTCGGTCGG GATGCTCTACTACTTCTCGGTTTTCGGATATGTGCATTTCGATCCGGAGCAGACCATCACAAGAGTAGCATTGATATCTTTGGCAGCCACGGTGGTGGAGTCTCTTCCTATCAGCGATGTTGTAGATGACAACATATCCGTTCCTTTGACGAGCATGCTGACATCTGTTCTACTTTTTGGTTAA
- the LOC135582726 gene encoding probable phytol kinase, chloroplastic isoform X1: MGVAIWSCGGAAVFASALLPGRRSHGSRLAPTELPFASASSCPLPFLSGPAIPFSPAPMPSSRAQLRLLRLRVQASAGVVLQDAAATTFCFAGAYSLVLVFDTLAERNIIQKQSLSRKAVHVLSGLLYLATWPFFRSVIALTQSICSSSMVARYFAAVVPLLNCIRLLCYGLRLLTDEGVVKSVAREGRPEELLRGPLYYVIVLLLGTLVFWRESPVGVVSLTMMSGGDGFADVVGRRYGVTKLPYNQQKSWVGSISMFVFGLLFSVGMLYYFSVFGYVHFDPEQTITRVALISLAATVVESLPISDVVDDNISVPLTSMLTSVLLFG; the protein is encoded by the exons ATGGGAGTGGCGATTTGGAGCTGCGGCGGTGCCGCTGTATTCGCCTCCGCACTCCTCCCAGGAAGGCGTTCCCACGGATCGCGTCTCGCTCCCACCGAGCTCCCCTTCGCCTCTGCTTCCTCCTGCCCATTACCTTTCCTCAGCGGTCCCGCGATCCCCTTCTCTCCGGCGCCGATGCCGTCTTCCCGTGCTCAGCTGCGCCTGCTCCGCCTCCGCGTCCAGGCATCCGCCGGAGTGGTGCTGCAGGACGCCGCCGCCACGACGTTCTGCTTCGCCGGTGCCTACTCCCTCGTCCTCGTCTTCGATACTCTCGCGGAGCGCAACATCATCCAAAAG CAGAGCTTGAGCAGAAAAGCTGTGCATGTACTGTCTGGGCTCCTATACTTGGCCACTTGGCCATTTTTCAG GTCTGTGATTGCGTTAACCCAATCAATTTGCAGCTCTTCGATGGTGGCACGATATTTTGCAGCAGTTGTTCCTCTCTTGAACTGTATTAGGCTTTTATGTTATGGCCTTCGTCTTCTTACCGACGAAGGTGTAGTCAAGTCTGTTGCAAGAGAAGGAAGACCGGA GGAATTGCTGCGAGGTCCTCTGTACTATGTCATCGTATTATTGCTCGGTACTCTGGTCTTTTGGCGTGAGTCTCCTGTTGGAGTTGTGTCGTTGACGATGATGAGCGGTGGCGATG GATTTGCCGATGTCGTGGGTAGAAGATATGGGGTGACCAAACTTCCCTACAATCAACAGAAGAGCTGGGTCGGGAGCATCTCCATGTTTGTCTTCGGTTTGCTCTTCTCGGTCGG GATGCTCTACTACTTCTCGGTTTTCGGATATGTGCATTTCGATCCGGAGCAGACCATCACAAGAGTAGCATTGATATCTTTGGCAGCCACGGTGGTGGAGTCTCTTCCTATCAGCGATGTTGTAGATGACAACATATCCGTTCCTTTGACGAGCATGCTGACATCTGTTCTACTTTTTGGTTAA
- the LOC103981485 gene encoding PX domain-containing protein EREL1 isoform X2, with protein MAKNSPPKHRHDGTSPLPLGMDWSPPPKRWDGRNTIWPHDPQTGWSYCVMIPSWIVQTEPGGTHESFLNPIVFYRIHVGIQSPEGISTSHGLLRRFSDFLKLYSALKKTFPRRDIPAAPPKHAFLRINASRMLLEERRRALEEWMGKLLSDIEFSRSALVAGFLELEVAARSAFQYANNHPTEPSSTDSTAAPSLIPARPSSSASVADCSKIASKSHTVAAKSPSMPSDICSDNADETSDLETPRKGKIREFNTSTEDLTFHDVNNGILGESFLDQPEDFIKTKLNQRRGYLVSERDMTGGSTFRDRVESISSDHDHDKLYGHARRLSSESIGSDISSIRGSELSFTGATNSLWDGSLDVPVGAEISNAMDAFAGLGTQSLDNAQIVLPIDQRHKLNRVLLTMQRRLGTAKTDMEDLIARLNQEMAVKEYLTTKVKDLEVELEATEQKGKENLQQAVFIERERVTQMQWDMDELRRKCSEMESKLKLEQELGSKQEELLNMRKHLEEQESKSKADIKVLVKEVKFLRKSQAELKELMNQTLKEKSELEGFLHKEKQKWSNAKSASKNLLHECRVLRDRLQECSVNFLADEEDKFTISPSSLSDALDLLATSDNRIGLLLAEAQLLARNDEEACIDDDDAQTSEFSGSGIASNGDNPMRADDNDDEMRNILTDMFIDNARLRKQVNSVIRCALNTVIKPEREESNEVSSRKTVLNRFLER; from the exons TTTTACAGGATTCATGTGGGTATACAATCTCCAGAAGGCATCAGCACCAGCCATGGACTACTACGAAGATTCAGTGACTTCTTGAAGTTATATTCTGCT CTTAAGAAGACATTTCCTAGAAGAGATATTCCTGCAGCCCCACCAAAGCATGCATTTTTGAGAATAAATGCCAGCCGGATGCTTCTAGAAGAG AGAAGGCGTGCTCTGGAAGAATGGATGGGAAAGTTACTCTCTGACATAGAGTTCTCTAGAAGTGCACTAGTGGCAGGTTTTCTTGAGCTAGAAGTTGCTGCAAGATCAG CATTTCAGTATGCGAATAATCATCCTACAGAACCAAGTTCAACAGATTCTACTGCTGCGCCCTCTTTAATTCCTGCTAGACCTAGTTCAAGTGCTTCTGTTGCTGATTGTTCGAAAATTGCATCGAAGTCTCATACAGTTGCGGCAAAGTCTCCCTCCATGCCATCAGATATCTGTAGTGACAATGCAGATGAAACATCAGACCTTGAAACTCCAAGAAAAGGAAAGATTCGAGAATTTAATACTAGCACTGAAGATCTGACATTTCATGATGTTAATAATGGCATTTTAGGTGAATCATTTCTGGATCAACCCGAAGATTTCATTAAAACTAAGTTAAACCAAAGAAGGGGGTACCTTGTTTCCGAGAGAGATATGACTGGTGGAAGCACTTTCAGAGACAGAGTAGAGTCCATATCATCAGATCatgaccatgataaactctatggtcaTGCTCGAAGGCTGTCTTCTGAAAGCATTGGGAGTGATATAAGTTCTATAAGAGGCAGTGAACTATCATTCACTGGTGCCACCAATTCACTTTGGGATGGTTCCCTCGATGTCCCTGTTGGTGCTGAAATTTCAAATGCCATGGATGCTTTTGCTGGCTTGGGGACACAATCTCTTGATAATGCACAAATTGTCCTTCCAATTGATCAAAGGCATAAATTGAATAGAGTTCTCCTCACTATGCAACGAAGGTTAGGAACAGCAAAAACTGATATGGAGGATCTTATAGCACGATTGAATCAAGAAATGGCTGTGAAAGAATATCTGACGACAAAG GTCAAGGATTTAGAGGTTGAACTGGAAGCCACTGAACAGAAAGGTAAAGAAAATTTGCAACAAGCTGTCtttattgaaagagaaagagtgacCCAAATGCAATGGGATATGGATGAACTACGTAGAAAGTGTTCAGAGATGGAATCAAAACTCAAGCTTGAACAA GAGCTAGGTAGTAAACAGGAAGAATTACTGAACATGCGAAAGCACCTAGAAGAACAAGAATCGAAATCAAAAGCTGATATCAAAGTCCTCGTCAAGGAAGTGAAGTTCCTTAGGAAATCTCAAGCAGAGCTCAAGGAATTGATGAATCAAACTTTAAAAGAGAAGTCAGAGTTAGAG GGATTTcttcataaagaaaagcaaaaatggtcAAATGCAAAATCAGCAAGCAAAAATCTTCTTCATGAATGCAGAGTTCTTCGTGATCGGCTGCAAGAATGCAGTGTTAATTTTCTTGCAGACGAGGAAGACAAGTTCACTATTAGCCCTTCGTCACTCTCTGATGCTTTAGATCTCCTGGCAACTTCAGATAATCGGATAGGTCTCCTCCTTGCTGAG GCTCAACTACTTGCAAGGAATGATGAAGAGGCTtgcattgatgatgatgatgctcaaACTAGTGAATTTTCTGGTTCTGGGATTGCGTCAAATGGCGATAACCCAATGAGAGCAGACGACAACGACGACGAGATGAGAAATATACTTACTGATATGTTCATAGACAATGCGAGATTAAGGAAACAGGTAAATTCAGTTATTCGATGTGCCTTGAATACAGTTATAAAACCAGAGAGAGAAGAAAGCAACGAAGTTTCCTCCAGAAAGACTGTTCTCAACCGATTCTTGGAGAGATGA
- the LOC103981485 gene encoding PX domain-containing protein EREL1 isoform X3 produces the protein MHLKKTFPRRDIPAAPPKHAFLRINASRMLLEERRRALEEWMGKLLSDIEFSRSALVAGFLELEVAARSAFQYANNHPTEPSSTDSTAAPSLIPARPSSSASVADCSKIASKSHTVAAKSPSMPSDICSDNADETSDLETPRKGKIREFNTSTEDLTFHDVNNGILGESFLDQPEDFIKTKLNQRRGYLVSERDMTGGSTFRDRVESISSDHDHDKLYGHARRLSSESIGSDISSIRGSELSFTGATNSLWDGSLDVPVGAEISNAMDAFAGLGTQSLDNAQIVLPIDQRHKLNRVLLTMQRRLGTAKTDMEDLIARLNQEMAVKEYLTTKVKDLEVELEATEQKGKENLQQAVFIERERVTQMQWDMDELRRKCSEMESKLKLEQNEKSRAELDKMTASDEKKLLLQELGSKQEELLNMRKHLEEQESKSKADIKVLVKEVKFLRKSQAELKELMNQTLKEKSELEGFLHKEKQKWSNAKSASKNLLHECRVLRDRLQECSVNFLADEEDKFTISPSSLSDALDLLATSDNRIGLLLAEAQLLARNDEEACIDDDDAQTSEFSGSGIASNGDNPMRADDNDDEMRNILTDMFIDNARLRKQVNSVIRCALNTVIKPEREESNEVSSRKTVLNRFLER, from the exons ATGCAT CTTAAGAAGACATTTCCTAGAAGAGATATTCCTGCAGCCCCACCAAAGCATGCATTTTTGAGAATAAATGCCAGCCGGATGCTTCTAGAAGAG AGAAGGCGTGCTCTGGAAGAATGGATGGGAAAGTTACTCTCTGACATAGAGTTCTCTAGAAGTGCACTAGTGGCAGGTTTTCTTGAGCTAGAAGTTGCTGCAAGATCAG CATTTCAGTATGCGAATAATCATCCTACAGAACCAAGTTCAACAGATTCTACTGCTGCGCCCTCTTTAATTCCTGCTAGACCTAGTTCAAGTGCTTCTGTTGCTGATTGTTCGAAAATTGCATCGAAGTCTCATACAGTTGCGGCAAAGTCTCCCTCCATGCCATCAGATATCTGTAGTGACAATGCAGATGAAACATCAGACCTTGAAACTCCAAGAAAAGGAAAGATTCGAGAATTTAATACTAGCACTGAAGATCTGACATTTCATGATGTTAATAATGGCATTTTAGGTGAATCATTTCTGGATCAACCCGAAGATTTCATTAAAACTAAGTTAAACCAAAGAAGGGGGTACCTTGTTTCCGAGAGAGATATGACTGGTGGAAGCACTTTCAGAGACAGAGTAGAGTCCATATCATCAGATCatgaccatgataaactctatggtcaTGCTCGAAGGCTGTCTTCTGAAAGCATTGGGAGTGATATAAGTTCTATAAGAGGCAGTGAACTATCATTCACTGGTGCCACCAATTCACTTTGGGATGGTTCCCTCGATGTCCCTGTTGGTGCTGAAATTTCAAATGCCATGGATGCTTTTGCTGGCTTGGGGACACAATCTCTTGATAATGCACAAATTGTCCTTCCAATTGATCAAAGGCATAAATTGAATAGAGTTCTCCTCACTATGCAACGAAGGTTAGGAACAGCAAAAACTGATATGGAGGATCTTATAGCACGATTGAATCAAGAAATGGCTGTGAAAGAATATCTGACGACAAAG GTCAAGGATTTAGAGGTTGAACTGGAAGCCACTGAACAGAAAGGTAAAGAAAATTTGCAACAAGCTGTCtttattgaaagagaaagagtgacCCAAATGCAATGGGATATGGATGAACTACGTAGAAAGTGTTCAGAGATGGAATCAAAACTCAAGCTTGAACAA AATGAAAAAAGTCGTGCAGAATTGGATAAGATGACTGCTAGTGATGAAAAAAAATTGTTGCTGCAGGAGCTAGGTAGTAAACAGGAAGAATTACTGAACATGCGAAAGCACCTAGAAGAACAAGAATCGAAATCAAAAGCTGATATCAAAGTCCTCGTCAAGGAAGTGAAGTTCCTTAGGAAATCTCAAGCAGAGCTCAAGGAATTGATGAATCAAACTTTAAAAGAGAAGTCAGAGTTAGAG GGATTTcttcataaagaaaagcaaaaatggtcAAATGCAAAATCAGCAAGCAAAAATCTTCTTCATGAATGCAGAGTTCTTCGTGATCGGCTGCAAGAATGCAGTGTTAATTTTCTTGCAGACGAGGAAGACAAGTTCACTATTAGCCCTTCGTCACTCTCTGATGCTTTAGATCTCCTGGCAACTTCAGATAATCGGATAGGTCTCCTCCTTGCTGAG GCTCAACTACTTGCAAGGAATGATGAAGAGGCTtgcattgatgatgatgatgctcaaACTAGTGAATTTTCTGGTTCTGGGATTGCGTCAAATGGCGATAACCCAATGAGAGCAGACGACAACGACGACGAGATGAGAAATATACTTACTGATATGTTCATAGACAATGCGAGATTAAGGAAACAGGTAAATTCAGTTATTCGATGTGCCTTGAATACAGTTATAAAACCAGAGAGAGAAGAAAGCAACGAAGTTTCCTCCAGAAAGACTGTTCTCAACCGATTCTTGGAGAGATGA